CTGGGACTGGACGACAACACCATCGTCTTCGTGTCCTCCGACAACGGCCCGACGGAGGAGCGGGCGGCTGTCGGCGGGGGCGACGAGGCCCGGCACACCACGCCGTCGGTGGACTCCGCAATCGCCGACATCGCCTGGGACATGACCGGCGGCCTGCGGTCCAAGAAGCACTCGATGTACGACGGCGGCCTGCGGGTGCCCATGATCGTGTGGGGGCCCGGACTGGTACGCACCGACGGCGCGACGGTGGGCGCAACACCCTGGCAGTTCGCCGACCTCCTGCCCACGCTGGCTGACTTCGCCGGGGCCGACATCCCGCCCGACATCGACGGCGCGAGCGTCAGGGCCTGGATCACCGGGGAGTCCGACGGTGAGATGCGGCCGCTGTACTTCGAGCGCCCGCCCTACGCCGGCCTCAACGTGGACGGCAAGCAGAACGCAAGCAACACCTACGTCCAGGTCGTCCGCGAGGGCAAGTGGAAGTGCCTGCGGCACGCGCTCGGCCACACCGACCCCAACGCGCCCGACGAGCGGTGGGAGGTCGAGCTGTTCGACATGCACGCCGACCGTGGGGAGACGGTCAACCTCGCACTGCTCAACCGCGACGTCGTGGGCCGGATGGTCACCACGATGAAGGCCAGCCACGCCCCCCAACCCTTCGCGCGCGAGCCGTGGCCGCCGGCGCAGTGATCACGCGGAGCCGGCGCGGTCCGGGAGGCCCTCGGCCGCCGCGACCCTCAGCAGCAGCCGTCGGAGGGTGCGCGCGTCCTCCTCGCCGAGGATCGCGGCGATCCGATCGTCGATTGCACGCATCGAGGCGTAGGCGTGTGGAGCGGACTCTCGACCGACGGGGCCCCAACGTATGAGCTTCGCGCGGCCGTCCCTGGGGTCGGGCACCCGTTCGAGGTACCCCTCCTCCTCGAGCTCGGTGACCATCTGGCCACACGATTGCTTTGTGACCCGGCAGCGTTCGGCGAGGGCCGTCAGGTGCACCCCGTCCGGAGGAATCATCCCCAGCAGGCGGCTCTTCGCCAGCGACTGCGGATAGCCCGCGGCCTCGAGACCGGCGAGGAACCGGTCGGTCACGTTGGTGAAGAACAGCTCTGCCAGGGCCAACGTCGGTGGCTCGTCCCCCCCGTCGTAGGTGCCGGTGAGCACCGGGTTCGGCTCATCAGAGGGGGTTGACGACATGTCGTCAGTATGCCTTACTAAAACCGTAAGGCAGCCTGACTACCTTCCGAGGGGGCCCACCATGGCGTCACGATTGCTCTTCAGCACCACGGCCGGCATCGGTCATCTCCACCCGCTGGTCCCGCTGGCGCGGGCGGCCCACGCGTCTGGTCACCACGTGCGCGTCGCGGCACCGGCCTCCCTCACCAGCCGCCTCACCGAGCTCGGTCTGGCACACGATGTGGTGCCCGATCGCTCGTCTGCCCAACTCGCGGACGCCAACGCGTGGTTCGCCCACGCCGCAGGACTGGACACCGAGGACGGCAACGCCGTGGTGCTGCGAGAGATCTTCGGGCGGATCAACACCGCCGCGACGCTGCCCCGGTTGCTCGCGCTCGTGGACGAGTGGGCGCCTGACCTGGTGATCCACGAGGCGCTGGAGTTCAGCGGCCCGCTGGCCGCGGAAGCCGCGGGCGTCGCCCACGCAACGGTCGCGATGTCGACTCATGGGGTCCTGCGGCACTGGCGGCACGACGTGGCCAGCGGGCTCGCGGGACACCGTGCCTCGCTGGGCCTGGCGCCGGACGCCACCTGCGACCCGCTCCTCGCCGAGGCGCCGTACCTGACCAGCGTCCCAGCGTCAATCGAGGGTGACGGACCGCTCCCCCGAACGACCATTCGCTACCGCAGCGAAGACCTGCACGACGTGGGCCCGGCCCCAGGCGAGCGTGACCCGGGGAGGCCGCTGCTGTGGGCGACCTTCGGCACCGAGGCCGGACGGATGCCCGGGATGCTCGACCGGGTGGTGCTGCCCATGGCGGACGCCGTCGGCGACCTCGACGTCGACGTGCTGCTCACCACCGGCCACGCCTACGAAGCGCCGCCGCTGCCGGCCAACGTCACGGTCGAGCGGTACGTGCCCCAGGAGGACGTGCTCGCGCACGCGACCGCCGTGTGGTGTCACGGCGGGTTCAACACGACGTTGGCGGCGCTCCGTTTCGGGCGGCCCCTCGTGATCAGTCCCCTCTTCGCCGGCGACACGTGGTTCAACGCCGAACGGGTGGCCGCCGTCGGGGCGGGAGTGGCGCTCCACGATCTCGACGCCGCCTCGATCCGCGCCGCCCTGGAGCGGGTGCTGGTCGAGCCCCGATTCAGGGCCCGCGCGGTCGATGTGGCCGCGGAGATGGCGGCCCACCCGCCCCCCGGCGAGGCCCTGGCCAGCATGCTCGACGTGGCCCTCGGTGTCGCGGCCGTGGCCGGTTGATGGTCATGGACGCCCGAGGAGGGAGGAACGTCGTGCGACGCATCGCCATGCTCACGGTCGCCGTGCTCATCGCGTCGCCGGCCGCGGCGGCCAGCTCCAACGGCCAGGGCCCGACCGTTCGGGTCCATCACGCGCCCGTGATCGCGGCCATCGGCGGCCAGGACCTCGACCTGCACGTCGCCGCGTCCTCTGACTGCCTGCTCTTCTGCGGGCCCCTGGTGGCCACGGTGACCTGGACCAGCGACCAGCAGGTCACCGCGCGATCGCGGACCACGACCCTCGACGGGCCCCACGCGCTGGCGCACGGGGCGCTCACCATCCCCGGGCCGGCCGTCAGCGCTGGCCTGACCTACCGGATCACCGTGACCCAAGCCCGCTGCCAGCTGCCCGGGTGGCGGTGCCACACCGGTGGCGCGTCCACAGGCCCTCACACCGTGCTCGTCGCCAGCGCGACCGATTGAGCAACCCGCAGTCCAACGACACCGCCACGCAGTCAAACGACACACGCAAAGGAACGACCATGCGACGCATTGCCCTGCTCCCGACCGCCCTGCTCGTGATCGTCGCGCTCATCGCCGTGCCGGCGGTGGGTGATGACGACGGCCACGACGGTCACCGCCACCTCGGCGAGGTGGCGGGTGGCCCCCTCGGGGCGCTCGACGACGGTTCGGTGCTCTTCTGGGAGGCACCGCACATCGCTTGCTCGGGGGACCCGTCACCGGACGGCATCTCGG
The nucleotide sequence above comes from Euzebya pacifica. Encoded proteins:
- a CDS encoding glycosyltransferase; the protein is MASRLLFSTTAGIGHLHPLVPLARAAHASGHHVRVAAPASLTSRLTELGLAHDVVPDRSSAQLADANAWFAHAAGLDTEDGNAVVLREIFGRINTAATLPRLLALVDEWAPDLVIHEALEFSGPLAAEAAGVAHATVAMSTHGVLRHWRHDVASGLAGHRASLGLAPDATCDPLLAEAPYLTSVPASIEGDGPLPRTTIRYRSEDLHDVGPAPGERDPGRPLLWATFGTEAGRMPGMLDRVVLPMADAVGDLDVDVLLTTGHAYEAPPLPANVTVERYVPQEDVLAHATAVWCHGGFNTTLAALRFGRPLVISPLFAGDTWFNAERVAAVGAGVALHDLDAASIRAALERVLVEPRFRARAVDVAAEMAAHPPPGEALASMLDVALGVAAVAG
- a CDS encoding MarR family winged helix-turn-helix transcriptional regulator, which gives rise to MSSTPSDEPNPVLTGTYDGGDEPPTLALAELFFTNVTDRFLAGLEAAGYPQSLAKSRLLGMIPPDGVHLTALAERCRVTKQSCGQMVTELEEEGYLERVPDPRDGRAKLIRWGPVGRESAPHAYASMRAIDDRIAAILGEEDARTLRRLLLRVAAAEGLPDRAGSA